A single Macaca mulatta isolate MMU2019108-1 chromosome 11, T2T-MMU8v2.0, whole genome shotgun sequence DNA region contains:
- the LOC144332708 gene encoding uncharacterized protein LOC144332708: MSQFKHMTERPSWRPGLEEKNFYLTSNLYSVTHERQWWSRNGSAALAARLRGTLAPRGCSLFPWTERPAGPFPPLSPALAERTASTHSAGARIARHHTRLRLEEPVTEIRSGNEM; encoded by the exons ATGAGTCAATTTAAGCACATGACCGAGAGGCCAAGTTGGAGACCAGGTTTGGAAGAGAAAAACTTTTACTTGACTTCTAATTTGTACTCAGTGACACATGAACGACAAT GGTGGAGCAGAAACGGCTCCGCGGCGTTGGCAGCTCGTTTGCGAGGGACCCTGGCTCCCCGAGGCTGCAGTCTTTTTCCCTGGACTGAACGCCCCGCGGGACCGTTCCCTCCACTTTCCCCCGCACTCGCGGAGCGCACCGCCAGCACACACAGCGCTGGAGCCCGCATCGCCCGGCACCACACGCGCCTCCGGCTTGAGGAGCCAGTCACCGAGATCCGGAGCGGGAACGAGATGTAA